In Haloarcula rubripromontorii, the sequence TCCACGGGCCGAGCCAGTACAGCAGGCCACAGGCCAGAAAGGTGAACCAGAAGTCCCCAAGCTGGGTGAGCAGCGCGAACAGCACGACGACTGCACCGGGCAGCGCCGACAGCACCTCGGTGACGCCGACAGCCCGTATCACTGTCGCCAGTCGCGCACGCGGTCGACGAGTCGCCCGGGGAGGCCGGTGGCAGTCAGTGTCACGCCGACCGCAATCATGATAATGTAAAGGCCAAGCACCGACAGCCAGATGACCAGCATCGCCAGCACGGCCCACATGCCCTGCAGGTAGTAGAACGCACCGAGGGTCATGATCGTGCCGTACAGCAAGACGATGTAGGGGCCCCACTGCCGGGCGTGGCCGCGGCGCATCCGGCGGCGGACGTACTGCTTGAGGTCCGACCGCACCTCGTCACGGTGGAGCGTTCGGTCCTCGACGTCTTCGCGGAACGATTCGAACTCCTCGCGGAGTTCCTGTAGTTCCTCGTCTGTCAGCGCGTCGGCGTCTCGTCCGGTTCCGACCGGCGGGGGCGTGTCGGTCTCGTCAGCGTCCTCACTCATCGCTTTGCCGGACCGTCGGCGCGATACCTGTTGTAGTTGCCGGTCCGCGAGCGCCGCGTTGACCGCTGCGCCCACGAGCAGCACCTGCCCGGCGAAGTAAAACCACGTCACGAGCAGCAGGACCCCGCCGATGACGCCATACACCTGATATGAATCGGCCTGTGCCGCGTAGACGTTGAATCCCGTCCCGAGCAGCGTCCACCCGACACCGGCAAACACCGCGCCGGGGACGGCCTCTCGGATGGTCGTCTCCTGATCGGGGAACAGGTAGTACAGCGGAAGGAAGGCGACCGCCAGCACGGGCACGAGCGCGAGCCCGCCGAGCGCGACCTGCACACCGAGTACCGTCCCGAACGCGCCGATGATACCGAGCCCGACCAGTGCGATACCGATGCCGCCCAGCGCGGCCAGCCCGTCGACGAGTTCGCCGACGATGGAGTCGGGGCCGTCCGTCCCGTAGACGCGACTGAAAGCCGTATCCAGCCCGCGGAACACCTTGAGTGCGCTCCAGAGTGTAATGCCAACACCGAGCACAGTTGCGCCCCCGCGGCCGGCCCCGCTTGTCAGCGCGTCTTCGAGCAGCGTCGACGCCGCCGGCGTAAGCACGTCACCGGCGGCGCTGACGACTCGCTCGGCGAAGGCCTCCCCGCCTGCCAGCGTACCGACGACCAGCGTCAGCAACAACAGCGGCAGCAGGGAGACGAACATGTAGTAGGCGATGCCGGCCGCGAGAAAGGAGACCTCTTCCTCCCGTACCGTGCGGACGACCTCACGACCGACGGAGACAGCGCGTGTGCGGTCCACGCGAGCATGTCGGGGTGGACCCACAAATATACTGTCGACTGATTGATGTCAGTCGTCGAGCGCCGCGTCGGGCCGGTAGGACCGGCTCACGGCCCGCCACGTCCCCGAGTGGAACCGATAGTAGGTCACCGCCGCGGGAACCGCGGTTTCGACCACCAGCGAGGCGTACAGCGCAAGCGTGCCCAGCGGCGTGACGTAGCCGAGATACGCCAGGGGGAGGGCAAACAGGTACATCCCGGCCAGCTGTGAGTAAAACGGCCAGCGCGTGTCGCCGCTGGCACGGAGCGGCCCCACGGAACCGCCGTCGACGCCCCGGAATACGACACTGCCACACGCCACGGCGACGAACACCGTCACCAGCGGGAGCACCGTGGGGTCGGAGACGAACAGGCGGGCGATACCTCGTGAGAACGGGAGCAGCGTCGCTGCGACGACGATGTACACCCCGATACTCAGCCGGAGCACCGTCTGTGCCCAGACGGTCGCCTCGGCCTCGTTGCCGTCGCCCAGCGCCTGCCCGACCAGGCTGCTGGACGCGAGGCTCAGCCCCCAGTTCGGTGTGTCAAGCAGCGCCCGGACGCGGAGTGCAACGACG encodes:
- a CDS encoding YhjD/YihY/BrkB family envelope integrity protein, encoding MDRTRAVSVGREVVRTVREEEVSFLAAGIAYYMFVSLLPLLLLTLVVGTLAGGEAFAERVVSAAGDVLTPAASTLLEDALTSGAGRGGATVLGVGITLWSALKVFRGLDTAFSRVYGTDGPDSIVGELVDGLAALGGIGIALVGLGIIGAFGTVLGVQVALGGLALVPVLAVAFLPLYYLFPDQETTIREAVPGAVFAGVGWTLLGTGFNVYAAQADSYQVYGVIGGVLLLVTWFYFAGQVLLVGAAVNAALADRQLQQVSRRRSGKAMSEDADETDTPPPVGTGRDADALTDEELQELREEFESFREDVEDRTLHRDEVRSDLKQYVRRRMRRGHARQWGPYIVLLYGTIMTLGAFYYLQGMWAVLAMLVIWLSVLGLYIIMIAVGVTLTATGLPGRLVDRVRDWRQ